Proteins found in one Limnobaculum xujianqingii genomic segment:
- a CDS encoding CpaF family protein produces MDKKNSPTLLLIREQVLKNIDLEKLNDLRNDRDLLTKEISENIQRVVTTSGRYLSSHTLNQLTESIVDEITGYGPLRELMEDDSISDILVNGPNHIYVERGGCLERVNKKFISNEQLTEIARRLVSKVGRRIDDSQPLVDARMPDGSRLNVVISPIALDGTSISIRKFGKGKKTLSDLIEYGSINEMMANFLVIAARCRVNIIVSGGTGSGKTTLLNALSQYIGDDERVLTLEDAAELRLLQPHVVRLETRMAGSENRGMITMRNLVVNSLRMRPDRIIVGECRGEEAFEMLQAMNTGHDGSMSTLHANSPRDALARLESMVMMSSAALPLVAIRRNIASAINLILQVSRLPDGSRKVINITEVMGMEGENIILQDIFTFTALPERDENGRIKGNYNSFGLLQRSAVYRNAVFHELIEPLKQLFGKSS; encoded by the coding sequence ATGGATAAAAAGAACTCCCCTACACTACTTTTAATTCGGGAACAGGTATTAAAAAACATTGATTTGGAAAAACTCAATGACTTGAGGAATGATCGAGATTTACTGACAAAAGAGATTTCAGAAAACATTCAACGAGTCGTGACAACATCGGGTCGTTATCTATCAAGTCATACTTTAAACCAACTCACTGAAAGTATTGTCGATGAAATCACCGGCTATGGTCCTCTGCGAGAATTAATGGAGGATGATTCAATCAGTGATATTTTGGTCAATGGTCCCAACCATATTTACGTTGAACGCGGCGGATGCCTTGAACGCGTAAATAAAAAATTTATCAGCAATGAACAATTAACGGAAATTGCTCGTCGATTAGTCTCTAAAGTTGGTCGCCGCATTGATGACTCTCAGCCACTGGTAGATGCCAGAATGCCAGATGGCAGTCGTTTAAACGTGGTTATATCCCCCATAGCACTGGATGGAACTTCAATTTCCATTCGTAAATTTGGTAAAGGAAAGAAGACCCTTTCCGATCTGATTGAATATGGCAGCATTAACGAGATGATGGCGAATTTCCTGGTGATTGCCGCACGCTGCCGGGTAAATATCATCGTCTCAGGCGGAACCGGTTCCGGAAAAACCACCTTACTCAACGCATTGTCGCAATATATTGGCGATGATGAGCGTGTGCTGACATTAGAAGATGCCGCCGAATTGCGCCTTCTCCAGCCGCATGTTGTTCGCCTTGAAACGCGTATGGCCGGTTCAGAAAACCGTGGAATGATCACTATGCGTAATTTAGTGGTTAACTCACTACGTATGCGCCCCGATCGTATCATTGTTGGTGAGTGCCGGGGCGAAGAAGCCTTTGAAATGTTACAGGCGATGAATACCGGTCATGATGGTTCCATGTCAACCTTACATGCCAACTCCCCTCGTGATGCGTTGGCTCGTCTGGAAAGTATGGTCATGATGTCCAGTGCTGCCCTGCCCCTGGTCGCTATTCGCCGTAATATAGCATCAGCCATCAATTTAATATTACAAGTCAGTCGTCTGCCAGACGGTTCACGCAAAGTAATAAACATTACTGAAGTGATGGGAATGGAAGGTGAAAATATCATTCTGCAGGATATCTTCACTTTTACTGCATTACCTGAACGCGATGAAAATGGTCGGATAAAAGGAAACTATAACTCATTCGGTTTACTGCAACGTTCTGCGGTTTACAGAAATGCAGTATTCCATGAATTAATCGAACCTCTGAAGCAATTATTTGGGAAATCATCATGA
- a CDS encoding type II secretion system F family protein, whose amino-acid sequence MIALFFAILLVLGIIHITLYYRQSKRLKRLNYIESFSTNITFGEKLSGYSYGMAITNIWNDFYRHIKGKNKSVTLKHTLILFIVLISGLVINNQYIRISTEIFLPVLAVITLYGLYLRSKKATRLEFEEGFAEALNIINSSVSAGNSLLHAIEQCGQKIEGIVGDEFKIVSQRLEIGEDVERVFMDSYQRLFYREYFFFIIAVLINMKGGGEVKEVISRLSKLISNARIMYRKKYAKTAEPRASIKILVMIPIGFFFLKFLSPENFDILLNDPTGRMILYYCIASELFGLFCVWSMMNKI is encoded by the coding sequence ATGATTGCACTTTTTTTCGCTATCCTGCTTGTACTCGGCATTATTCACATAACCTTATATTATCGACAGAGTAAGAGACTAAAACGCCTTAATTATATTGAATCGTTTTCAACCAATATTACATTTGGCGAAAAGCTGAGTGGATATAGTTATGGTATGGCGATAACCAATATATGGAATGATTTTTATCGCCATATAAAAGGTAAAAATAAATCTGTCACCCTCAAACATACGCTTATTCTTTTTATCGTATTAATTAGTGGCCTGGTTATCAATAATCAATATATCAGGATAAGTACTGAGATTTTTTTACCGGTACTTGCTGTTATAACTCTTTATGGTTTGTATTTACGTAGTAAAAAGGCAACAAGACTGGAGTTTGAGGAGGGATTCGCCGAAGCCCTGAATATTATTAACAGCTCAGTCAGTGCCGGAAACTCCTTACTGCACGCTATTGAGCAGTGCGGACAAAAAATAGAAGGTATCGTGGGCGATGAGTTCAAAATTGTCTCTCAACGATTAGAGATCGGTGAAGATGTAGAACGCGTTTTTATGGACTCTTACCAGCGCCTTTTTTATCGTGAATATTTTTTCTTTATTATTGCGGTATTAATTAATATGAAAGGCGGTGGTGAAGTTAAAGAAGTCATTAGCCGCCTGAGCAAACTTATTTCCAATGCCCGGATTATGTACCGGAAAAAATATGCAAAAACCGCAGAGCCAAGAGCATCAATTAAAATACTGGTCATGATTCCTATTGGCTTCTTCTTCCTTAAATTTCTCAGCCCGGAAAACTTTGACATTCTGCTAAACGATCCTACCGGACGCATGATTCTTTATTACTGCATAGCGAGTGAACTATTTGGTCTTTTTTGTGTTTGGTCGATGATGAATAAAATCTAG
- a CDS encoding type II secretion system F family protein, giving the protein MAYILALLFLIGIIGITQHLYKEKRKDSVKKMLEISTDSAAPSVTQKKDDSPTERLLRKSSKGVVFAAMLDKNMLFKALAIIFVVLTVQILESLKIVVLSQIMKTLILFIFIASIILLPNKIKNMIIKSRVKRISEDLPFVIDMMAVCVQSGMTIENAIRYLAINTATINPDISVLLTRVIMKMEVSGMSEALDMLNEEVPSQEVRMLASTLQQSIKFGSSVYMVLLDLSKEMREMQLLAIDEKVSSLAAKMSLPMIVFIMFPILALVGGPGFIRMVALWSTT; this is encoded by the coding sequence ATGGCTTATATACTGGCATTGCTATTCTTAATCGGTATTATTGGTATTACACAACATCTGTATAAAGAAAAAAGAAAAGATTCAGTTAAAAAAATGCTGGAAATCTCCACTGATTCTGCAGCTCCCTCCGTTACGCAAAAAAAAGACGATTCACCCACAGAACGATTACTAAGAAAAAGCAGTAAAGGCGTTGTGTTTGCTGCAATGCTTGATAAAAATATGCTGTTTAAAGCACTGGCAATAATCTTTGTTGTTTTAACCGTACAAATATTAGAGTCTTTAAAAATAGTCGTTTTATCTCAAATAATGAAAACATTAATATTATTTATATTTATTGCTTCCATTATTTTACTACCCAATAAGATCAAGAACATGATCATTAAATCACGGGTAAAAAGAATTTCTGAAGATTTGCCATTTGTTATTGACATGATGGCCGTATGCGTTCAGTCCGGCATGACAATTGAAAATGCTATTCGCTACCTTGCTATTAATACAGCCACAATTAATCCGGACATTTCTGTTTTATTAACACGCGTTATTATGAAAATGGAAGTCAGTGGAATGTCAGAGGCATTGGATATGCTTAATGAAGAAGTACCCAGTCAGGAAGTAAGGATGCTGGCTTCCACATTACAGCAAAGTATTAAATTTGGCTCTTCTGTTTATATGGTTCTGTTAGATCTCTCGAAAGAAATGCGAGAAATGCAATTACTTGCCATAGATGAAAAAGTATCAAGTCTGGCTGCAAAAATGTCATTACCGATGATCGTATTTATTATGTTCCCTATTTTAGCACTGGTTGGCGGCCCTGGATTTATAAGGATGGTGGCACTGTGGTCTACTACATAA